A stretch of the Halorussus salinus genome encodes the following:
- a CDS encoding saccharopine dehydrogenase family protein — protein MTDELLIYGSYGYTGALVAQTAVDEGMTPVLAGRTAEKVERQATDLGLDHRVFSLQHPEVIERTLADFEAVLNCAGPFSQTADPLSSACLRAGTDYLDITGEIDVLEQLAERDRDAEEADVTLLPAVGFDVVPTDCLAGYLATELPSATSLTLAIDGMGTFSPGTAKSIVEGLTRPGAVRQDGEIRTVPAAWKRRLLDFGQGPKSAVTIPWGDVSSAYYTTGIENIETYATVPEFAADVMAKTEPLAPIFGSKPVQRLLKAIIDATVSGPTAEERAQSSARVWGEVEDDDGNRFAARMRTPDTYDLTAQTAVEAARRVVSGEVEPGYQTPASAFGPEFALEFDGVEREDVSEFSDVGVSVES, from the coding sequence GTGACCGACGAACTACTCATCTACGGGTCGTACGGCTACACCGGCGCGCTCGTCGCCCAGACCGCGGTGGACGAGGGGATGACGCCGGTCCTCGCGGGCCGAACCGCCGAGAAGGTCGAGCGGCAGGCCACCGACCTCGGACTGGACCATCGGGTGTTCAGTCTCCAACACCCCGAAGTGATAGAGCGAACCCTCGCCGACTTCGAGGCGGTGCTGAACTGCGCCGGACCGTTCTCGCAGACCGCCGACCCGCTCTCCTCGGCGTGTCTGCGGGCGGGGACCGACTACCTCGACATCACGGGCGAAATCGACGTGCTGGAGCAACTCGCCGAGCGCGACCGCGACGCCGAGGAGGCCGACGTGACCCTCCTCCCGGCAGTCGGGTTCGACGTGGTGCCGACCGACTGCCTCGCGGGCTACCTCGCCACCGAACTCCCGTCTGCGACGAGTCTCACGCTCGCCATCGACGGGATGGGGACGTTCTCGCCGGGCACCGCCAAGTCCATCGTGGAGGGGTTGACCCGACCGGGCGCGGTCCGGCAGGACGGCGAGATTCGGACGGTCCCCGCGGCGTGGAAGCGGCGGCTCCTCGACTTCGGGCAAGGACCGAAGAGCGCGGTGACGATTCCGTGGGGCGACGTGTCGTCGGCGTACTACACCACCGGTATCGAGAACATCGAGACCTACGCCACCGTCCCGGAGTTCGCCGCGGACGTGATGGCCAAGACCGAGCCGTTAGCTCCGATATTCGGCTCGAAACCGGTCCAGCGCCTCCTGAAGGCTATCATCGACGCGACCGTCTCCGGACCGACCGCCGAGGAGCGCGCTCAGAGTTCCGCCCGCGTCTGGGGCGAGGTCGAGGACGACGACGGAAACCGGTTCGCGGCCAGAATGCGGACGCCAGACACCTACGACCTGACCGCTCAGACCGCAGTCGAAGCGGCCCGGCGCGTCGTCTCCGGCGAGGTCGAACCGGGTTACCAGACCCCGGCGTCGGCGTTCGGTCCGGAGTTCGCGCTGGAGTTCGACGGCGTGGAGCGCGAGGACGTTTCGGAGTTCTCCGACGTGGGCGTCAGCGTCGAGTCCTAA
- the purH gene encoding bifunctional phosphoribosylaminoimidazolecarboxamide formyltransferase/IMP cyclohydrolase produces the protein MTRIAGLASNRGRNLLHIADRTPGGADLGVVLTNDPDAPVLDDAEERGIPTEVVAREEGESRRDHEERVVAALDPHDFDLVCLDGYMRILSDAFLDEMPTTLNVHPSLLPSFPGMDAHGQVLDANVKATGCTVHVVTDATDDEGAVVESEVDAGPIVTQEPVPVYAGDDEEDLKERVLYEGEFKAYPRAVKWFAEGLLDVDAEEGEVRVEGDEDAQFPARKLESADRAADLRYGENPHQDAALYGDATCDEASVVDAPQRNEGAKGMGYNNYNDADAALNLVKEFDRPAAAVIKHTNPAGCATADTLADAYADALSTDAKSAFGGIVALNRECDEATAEQVIDSFKEVVVAPGYTDAALDTLREKDNLRVLDVGDEEDFADISETTTEKDLVGGRLVQERDLQAPTRDELEVVTEREPTDDQLDSLLFAWQTIKHVKSNAILFADGTETVGVGAGQVSRVDAVEIAKMKAEKDAEGKSAEGAVMASDAFFPFPDAIEAAAEAGIEAVIQPGGSVNDDDVIEAADEHGMAMVFTGQRCFRHD, from the coding sequence ATGACTCGAATCGCTGGACTCGCCAGCAATCGCGGCCGAAACCTGCTCCACATCGCCGACCGTACTCCCGGCGGCGCGGACTTGGGCGTCGTCCTGACCAACGACCCGGACGCGCCCGTGCTGGACGACGCCGAGGAGCGCGGGATTCCGACCGAAGTCGTCGCCCGCGAGGAGGGCGAGAGCAGACGCGACCACGAGGAGCGCGTCGTCGCCGCGCTCGACCCCCACGATTTCGACCTCGTGTGCCTCGACGGCTACATGCGCATCCTCTCGGACGCGTTCTTGGACGAGATGCCGACGACGCTGAACGTTCACCCCTCGCTCCTCCCGTCGTTCCCCGGCATGGACGCTCACGGGCAGGTCCTCGACGCGAACGTGAAGGCCACCGGTTGCACGGTCCACGTCGTCACCGATGCCACCGACGACGAGGGCGCGGTCGTGGAGAGCGAAGTAGACGCCGGACCCATCGTCACCCAAGAGCCGGTCCCGGTCTACGCGGGCGACGACGAGGAGGACCTGAAAGAGCGCGTCCTCTACGAGGGCGAGTTCAAGGCCTACCCCCGAGCGGTGAAGTGGTTCGCCGAGGGTCTCCTCGACGTGGACGCCGAGGAGGGCGAGGTCCGCGTCGAGGGCGACGAAGACGCCCAGTTCCCGGCCCGGAAGCTCGAATCCGCCGACCGCGCGGCCGACCTCCGGTACGGCGAGAACCCCCATCAGGACGCCGCGCTCTACGGCGACGCGACCTGCGACGAGGCCAGCGTCGTGGACGCGCCCCAACGCAACGAGGGCGCGAAGGGGATGGGCTACAACAACTACAACGACGCCGACGCCGCGCTGAATCTGGTCAAGGAGTTCGACCGGCCCGCCGCCGCGGTCATCAAGCACACCAACCCCGCGGGCTGTGCCACGGCCGACACGCTCGCGGACGCCTACGCCGACGCCCTCTCGACCGACGCCAAGAGCGCGTTCGGCGGCATCGTCGCGCTGAACCGCGAGTGCGACGAAGCCACGGCCGAGCAGGTAATCGACTCGTTCAAGGAGGTCGTCGTCGCGCCGGGCTACACCGACGCGGCCCTCGATACCCTCCGCGAGAAGGACAATCTACGCGTACTCGATGTCGGCGACGAGGAGGACTTCGCGGACATCTCGGAGACGACCACCGAGAAGGATTTGGTCGGGGGCCGACTCGTCCAAGAGCGCGACCTGCAAGCGCCGACCCGCGACGAGTTGGAGGTCGTCACCGAGCGCGAACCGACCGACGACCAACTCGACTCGCTGCTGTTCGCGTGGCAGACCATCAAGCACGTCAAGTCCAACGCCATCCTGTTCGCCGACGGGACCGAGACGGTCGGCGTCGGCGCGGGGCAGGTCTCGCGCGTGGACGCCGTCGAGATAGCCAAGATGAAAGCCGAGAAGGACGCCGAGGGCAAGTCCGCCGAGGGTGCCGTGATGGCCTCCGACGCCTTCTTCCCGTTCCCGGACGCCATCGAGGCGGCCGCCGAGGCGGGCATCGAGGCCGTGATTCAGCCCGGCGGGTCGGTCAACGACGACGACGTAATCGAGGCCGCCGACGAACACGGCATGGCGATGGTGTTCACCGGCCAGCGGTGCTTCAGACACGACTGA
- a CDS encoding M20 family metallopeptidase produces the protein MTFDPIDFLEAAVQTPSHEDVAEMRNLLVETLESAGSDPDPDTDSDGDADPDSETDPEVDVSVDDAGNTLAVRDSGREGPHVVLNTHIDTVPPHIEYSRDDETIRGRGSCDAKGPLAAMVAAFLRVEVERGRVTLAVTPDEETASTGAAALNFDPEPDAVIVGEPTELDVCNAAKGRFQATVTVRGANAHAAEPESGVNAVRAAGDLLSALDSFDDREDRPDASDALGDSTLTPTTIEGGTATNQVPAECSFVVDRRSIPPETAEGFRSALETHLRAQAPDGVSVEVALAERDTPFLAAFETPADAEVARTLREASGGTVRPFGAATEASYFADLAPTVVFGPGSLADDEGAVAHAPREYVRVAEVERAGEAIEETLAALLS, from the coding sequence ATGACATTCGACCCAATCGACTTCCTCGAAGCGGCAGTACAGACACCCTCACACGAGGACGTAGCCGAGATGCGAAACCTACTGGTCGAGACCCTCGAATCCGCGGGGAGCGACCCCGACCCCGATACCGATTCCGACGGCGACGCTGACCCGGACTCCGAAACCGACCCCGAGGTGGATGTCTCGGTGGACGACGCCGGGAACACGCTCGCAGTCCGCGATTCGGGGCGAGAAGGACCACACGTCGTCCTGAACACCCACATCGACACCGTACCGCCTCACATCGAGTACTCCCGAGACGACGAGACGATTCGCGGGCGGGGGTCCTGCGACGCGAAGGGACCGCTCGCGGCGATGGTCGCGGCGTTCTTGCGCGTCGAGGTCGAGCGCGGGCGGGTGACGTTGGCGGTCACGCCCGACGAGGAGACCGCCTCGACCGGCGCGGCCGCCCTGAACTTCGACCCGGAACCCGACGCCGTCATCGTCGGCGAACCCACGGAACTGGACGTGTGCAACGCCGCCAAGGGTCGATTTCAGGCGACGGTCACGGTCCGGGGCGCGAACGCCCACGCCGCGGAACCCGAGTCGGGCGTCAACGCGGTCCGCGCCGCGGGCGATCTGCTCTCGGCGCTCGACTCCTTCGACGACCGCGAGGACCGCCCGGACGCGAGCGACGCGCTCGGCGACTCGACGCTGACGCCGACGACAATCGAGGGCGGCACCGCCACGAATCAGGTGCCCGCCGAGTGTTCGTTCGTCGTGGACCGCCGGAGTATCCCGCCCGAGACCGCCGAGGGGTTCCGGTCGGCGCTGGAAACCCACCTCCGGGCGCAGGCGCCGGACGGGGTGTCCGTCGAGGTGGCGCTGGCCGAGCGCGACACGCCGTTTCTGGCGGCGTTCGAGACGCCCGCCGACGCCGAGGTGGCGCGGACGCTCCGGGAGGCCAGCGGCGGGACGGTCCGGCCGTTCGGTGCCGCGACCGAAGCGTCGTACTTCGCGGACCTCGCGCCGACGGTCGTGTTTGGACCGGGTTCGCTCGCCGACGACGAGGGCGCGGTCGCCCACGCTCCTCGGGAGTACGTCCGGGTCGCCGAAGTCGAGCGCGCGGGCGAGGCCATCGAGGAGACGCTGGCGGCGCTCCTGTCGTAG
- a CDS encoding phytoene/squalene synthase family protein has product MVTDRQLRRSKTIQQRTGRTFHFATRLLPKRIRQPTYVLYAFFRVADEVVDGATDLPPDEQRERLERLRAEALGRKETDDDVLAAFQEVSDERGIPDEEIDIFIDAMLSDIEKRRWESYDELEEYMRGSAAAVGVMMNAVIGVEEPERAKPHAVALGEAFQLTNFLRDVREDIEDHDRIYLPGDTRERHGVTEADVRRCNPTDGFRAAMADELRRAERKYREGVAGIEYLPEDCQFAVLYAAVLYAEHHRLIRALDYDVFSSPPEVGAFRAAWLWAKTRWHWQKSKDPVTVFRAVSAIPEAESGHANHQHDWTPQAD; this is encoded by the coding sequence ATGGTCACCGACCGACAACTCCGACGAAGTAAGACGATTCAGCAGCGAACCGGCAGAACCTTCCACTTCGCGACGCGGCTACTACCGAAGCGAATTCGTCAGCCGACCTACGTCCTCTACGCGTTCTTCCGTGTGGCCGACGAGGTCGTGGACGGCGCGACGGACCTGCCCCCCGACGAACAACGCGAGCGACTCGAACGACTCCGGGCGGAGGCGCTGGGCCGGAAAGAGACCGACGACGACGTTCTCGCCGCCTTCCAAGAAGTCAGCGACGAGCGCGGGATTCCCGACGAGGAGATAGACATCTTCATCGACGCGATGCTCTCGGACATCGAGAAGCGTCGCTGGGAGTCCTACGACGAGCTGGAGGAGTACATGCGCGGGTCGGCCGCCGCGGTCGGTGTGATGATGAACGCCGTAATCGGCGTCGAGGAACCCGAACGAGCGAAACCGCACGCGGTCGCGCTCGGCGAGGCGTTCCAGTTGACGAACTTCCTGCGCGACGTGCGCGAGGACATCGAAGACCACGACCGCATCTACCTGCCCGGCGACACCCGCGAGCGACACGGCGTCACGGAGGCCGACGTTCGGCGTTGCAACCCGACCGACGGCTTCCGGGCCGCGATGGCCGACGAGTTGCGGCGCGCCGAGCGAAAGTACCGCGAGGGCGTCGCGGGCATCGAGTACTTGCCCGAGGACTGCCAGTTCGCGGTGCTGTACGCCGCGGTCCTCTACGCCGAGCATCACCGCCTCATCCGGGCGCTGGACTACGACGTGTTCTCGTCGCCGCCCGAGGTCGGGGCGTTCCGCGCGGCGTGGCTCTGGGCCAAGACGCGGTGGCACTGGCAGAAGTCCAAGGACCCGGTAACGGTGTTCCGGGCGGTCAGCGCCATCCCGGAGGCCGAGAGCGGCCACGCGAACCACCAACACGACTGGACACCGCAGGCCGACTGA
- the artA gene encoding archaeosortase A, with translation MTSALTDGLAWLAVGLFAAAAALDWYDDGHGRGRARYLGSAAWVVFGVFWLALFPHFAFEQKSFIEGALSLAALPACLYAAYLLVQGRETLFLLSRAVAFMGLIYMPFTMIPPAKTWLIETVAWQGGFVMEQLGYEFQIVQHGRGLDGTYRFDNPVHGVFTVNVLLACTGIGSMAIFGGLIAAVRAPLRRKLKGFAIAIPVIWALNLVRVVFITLAFSQQWLQIFVDPTVALLGYENPNMVSYFISDRVLAQSLSVVALVGIAWAVAREVPELLTVGEDVLYIVTGDEYDLHEAVGTERTLATDGKGQ, from the coding sequence GTGACTTCTGCGTTGACAGACGGACTCGCGTGGCTCGCAGTCGGGTTGTTCGCCGCGGCGGCCGCGCTCGACTGGTACGACGACGGCCACGGACGTGGCCGGGCGCGCTATCTCGGGTCGGCCGCGTGGGTCGTCTTCGGCGTCTTCTGGCTCGCGCTGTTCCCGCACTTCGCGTTCGAGCAGAAGAGCTTCATCGAGGGCGCGCTCAGTCTCGCGGCGCTTCCCGCCTGTCTCTACGCGGCGTACTTGCTGGTGCAGGGCCGAGAGACGCTGTTCTTGCTCTCGCGGGCCGTCGCGTTCATGGGGCTCATCTACATGCCGTTCACGATGATTCCGCCCGCGAAGACGTGGCTCATCGAGACCGTCGCGTGGCAGGGCGGCTTCGTGATGGAGCAGTTGGGCTACGAGTTCCAGATTGTCCAGCACGGCAGAGGTCTCGACGGGACGTACCGATTCGACAACCCCGTCCACGGCGTGTTCACCGTCAACGTCCTGCTGGCGTGTACCGGCATCGGGAGCATGGCCATCTTCGGTGGTCTCATCGCCGCGGTGCGGGCGCCGCTCCGTCGGAAACTCAAGGGCTTCGCCATCGCCATCCCCGTCATCTGGGCGTTGAACCTCGTCCGCGTCGTGTTCATCACGCTCGCGTTCAGCCAGCAGTGGCTCCAGATATTCGTTGATCCGACAGTCGCGCTGCTAGGATACGAGAATCCCAACATGGTGTCGTACTTCATCTCCGACCGCGTACTCGCCCAGAGCCTCTCGGTGGTCGCGCTGGTCGGAATCGCGTGGGCGGTCGCCCGCGAGGTGCCGGAACTACTGACCGTCGGCGAGGACGTACTCTACATCGTCACCGGCGACGAGTACGACCTCCACGAGGCGGTCGGCACCGAGCGTACGCTGGCTACCGACGGCAAAGGCCAGTAG
- the dph5 gene encoding diphthine synthase: MLTFVGLGLYDERSITVEGREAVRDADRVFAEFYTSKLLGATVEDLEAYHDTDIEVRDRAGVEQDPEAILRAAEEGDVVFLTAGDTMISTTHVDLRLRATERGIDTRVVHAPTAESAASGLTGLQNYRFGKATTLPFEYAHGADGVPASVTDAIDENRERGLHTLVYLDIKARNDEYMTADHAADVLADEYPDLLAVVVARAGSPDPLVTAGRLSALATRDFGDPLHLLVVPGDLHHIEADALRELADAPADLLEVE; this comes from the coding sequence ATGCTCACATTCGTCGGACTCGGTCTCTACGACGAGCGCTCGATAACCGTCGAGGGCCGCGAGGCCGTCCGCGACGCCGACCGCGTCTTCGCCGAGTTCTACACCAGCAAGCTCCTCGGAGCGACCGTCGAGGACCTCGAAGCGTACCACGACACCGACATCGAGGTTCGGGACCGCGCGGGCGTCGAGCAGGACCCCGAGGCCATCCTCCGTGCGGCCGAGGAGGGCGACGTGGTCTTCCTCACGGCGGGCGACACAATGATTTCGACCACGCACGTCGATTTGCGACTCCGGGCCACGGAGCGCGGTATCGACACCCGCGTCGTCCACGCGCCGACCGCCGAGTCGGCCGCTAGCGGACTCACTGGTCTCCAAAACTACCGGTTCGGCAAGGCGACGACGCTCCCCTTCGAGTACGCCCACGGCGCGGACGGCGTCCCGGCGAGCGTCACCGACGCCATCGACGAGAACCGCGAGCGCGGCCTGCACACGCTGGTCTACCTCGACATCAAGGCGCGCAACGACGAGTACATGACCGCCGACCACGCCGCGGACGTACTCGCCGACGAGTACCCCGACCTGCTCGCGGTCGTGGTCGCGCGCGCCGGGAGTCCGGATCCGCTCGTGACCGCGGGCCGACTCTCCGCGCTCGCTACGCGGGACTTCGGCGACCCGCTCCACCTCCTCGTCGTTCCGGGCGACCTCCATCACATCGAGGCCGACGCGCTCCGCGAACTCGCGGACGCTCCGGCGGACCTCCTCGAGGTAGAATAA
- the purB gene encoding adenylosuccinate lyase, whose translation MNSLYAVSPLDGRYAGRTEALREYASEAALMRARVQVEVEYLIALADLDATPLEIRDDHREYLRVLYEEFDESDAELVKQIETEGYGDYAATNHDVKAVEYFVRERVGDPELSHVIPWIHFALTSEDVNNLAHRLLVKGAVENVLLPKLQLVRGLLADLAREHRDVPMLARTHGQPATPTTFGKEMAVFASRLGRAIGRVKDARDGLQGKLAGASGTYAAHVAAYPDVDWPAFAREFVDGLGLEQAPLTTQVNPCDDLAELFDALRGANNVLLDLDRDAWRYVSDRYLGQEATEGETGSSTMPHKVNPIDFENSEGNLSKANADLVFLGDYVTSSRLQRDLSDSTVKRNIGAAFAYCLLGYVKLQAGLRKVVPNEEVMRDDLEATPEIIGEAVQTILRREGHSDAYERVKDLTRGRRVTLEDFHDLFEELDVDEDTREELLGLTPAGYTGVASGMVASLNDE comes from the coding sequence ATGAACTCGCTCTACGCCGTATCGCCGCTGGACGGCCGGTACGCCGGTCGGACCGAGGCTTTGCGCGAGTACGCTAGCGAGGCCGCGCTGATGCGTGCCCGCGTGCAAGTCGAAGTCGAGTACCTCATCGCGCTGGCGGACCTCGACGCGACGCCGCTCGAAATCCGCGACGACCACCGCGAGTACCTCCGGGTCCTCTACGAGGAGTTCGACGAATCGGACGCCGAACTCGTCAAGCAGATAGAGACCGAGGGGTACGGCGACTACGCGGCGACCAACCACGACGTGAAGGCCGTCGAGTACTTCGTCCGCGAGCGCGTCGGCGACCCGGAGCTGTCCCACGTTATCCCGTGGATTCACTTCGCGCTGACCAGCGAGGACGTGAACAACCTCGCCCACCGACTGCTGGTGAAGGGCGCGGTCGAGAACGTCCTCCTGCCGAAACTCCAGTTGGTTCGGGGCCTCCTCGCGGACCTCGCCCGCGAACACCGGGACGTGCCGATGCTCGCGCGCACCCACGGCCAGCCCGCGACTCCGACCACCTTCGGCAAGGAGATGGCGGTCTTCGCCTCGCGGCTCGGCCGGGCCATCGGTCGCGTGAAGGACGCCCGCGACGGGCTACAGGGCAAACTGGCTGGCGCGTCGGGCACTTACGCGGCCCACGTCGCGGCCTACCCCGACGTGGACTGGCCCGCGTTCGCCCGCGAGTTCGTGGACGGATTGGGACTCGAACAGGCTCCGCTGACCACGCAGGTCAACCCCTGCGACGACCTCGCGGAACTGTTCGACGCCCTGCGAGGAGCGAACAACGTCCTGCTCGACCTCGACCGCGACGCGTGGCGCTACGTCAGCGACCGGTATCTCGGACAGGAGGCGACCGAGGGCGAGACCGGCTCCTCGACCATGCCCCACAAGGTCAACCCCATCGACTTCGAGAACAGCGAGGGCAACCTCTCGAAGGCCAACGCGGACCTCGTGTTTCTGGGCGACTACGTGACCTCCTCGCGGCTCCAGCGGGACCTCTCGGACTCCACCGTCAAGCGGAACATCGGCGCGGCGTTCGCCTACTGCCTGCTGGGCTACGTCAAGCTACAGGCCGGACTCCGCAAGGTCGTGCCCAACGAGGAGGTCATGCGCGACGACCTCGAAGCGACTCCCGAAATCATCGGCGAGGCGGTCCAGACTATCCTCCGGCGCGAGGGCCACTCCGACGCCTACGAGCGCGTCAAGGACCTCACCCGCGGCCGCCGGGTCACCTTGGAGGACTTCCACGACCTCTTCGAGGAGCTAGACGTGGACGAGGACACCCGCGAGGAGTTGCTGGGCCTGACGCCCGCGGGGTACACGGGCGTCGCCAGCGGGATGGTCGCGTCGCTGAACGACGAGTAA
- a CDS encoding class I SAM-dependent methyltransferase has product MEVPCVRVERDRGEETRRRLADAGLLAAEFEIEVEDGYLYLPVTDAEAVPEDVTVVSRAVGERDTPDTPADLLGFEPTYERLGDIVILDEEDPETAREIAEAVMDSDIPARTVVNRASKVKGELRVRDWEVLVGEGTETVHREYGCEYLLDVAEVYFSPRLATERHRVAEQVESGEHAFDMFAGVGPFVVPFAERGAEVVGVDLNEKAVEYLRENARRNDVAERVTAIQGDVREVAPDYEDWADRVVMNLPHSADEFLDAAVELAGDDCLLHYYDIQHEEDPFGPGEEAIRAAAEPEYEIEVETRHVVRSYAPHELNVCLDVRLTR; this is encoded by the coding sequence ATGGAAGTGCCGTGCGTCCGCGTCGAGCGTGATCGAGGCGAGGAGACCCGCCGCCGGTTGGCCGACGCGGGACTCCTCGCCGCCGAGTTCGAAATCGAAGTCGAAGACGGCTACCTCTATCTCCCGGTGACCGACGCCGAGGCGGTCCCCGAGGACGTGACGGTCGTCTCGCGCGCGGTCGGCGAGCGCGACACGCCCGACACCCCGGCGGACCTGCTGGGTTTCGAACCCACGTACGAGCGACTCGGCGACATCGTGATTCTCGACGAGGAGGACCCCGAGACCGCCCGCGAAATCGCCGAGGCCGTGATGGACTCGGACATCCCGGCGAGGACGGTGGTCAACCGCGCCTCGAAGGTGAAAGGCGAGTTGCGCGTCCGCGACTGGGAGGTGTTGGTCGGCGAGGGAACCGAGACCGTCCACCGGGAGTACGGCTGTGAGTACCTGCTGGACGTGGCCGAGGTGTACTTCTCGCCGCGACTCGCCACCGAACGCCACCGCGTCGCCGAGCAGGTGGAGTCGGGCGAGCATGCTTTCGACATGTTCGCCGGAGTCGGACCGTTCGTCGTCCCGTTCGCCGAGCGCGGCGCGGAAGTCGTCGGGGTTGACCTGAACGAGAAGGCCGTCGAGTACCTCCGGGAGAACGCTCGCCGGAACGACGTGGCCGAGCGCGTCACCGCGATTCAGGGAGACGTGAGGGAAGTCGCGCCCGACTACGAGGACTGGGCCGACCGCGTGGTGATGAACCTGCCCCACAGCGCCGATGAGTTCCTCGACGCGGCGGTCGAACTCGCGGGCGACGACTGCCTGCTTCACTACTACGACATCCAGCACGAGGAGGACCCCTTCGGCCCCGGCGAGGAGGCCATTCGCGCGGCGGCCGAACCGGAGTACGAGATCGAAGTCGAGACGCGCCACGTCGTCAGGTCGTACGCGCCCCACGAACTCAACGTCTGTCTCGACGTGCGACTGACTCGCTAA
- a CDS encoding zinc ribbon domain-containing protein: protein MTNSDSHTTDDAASTDEPSTTDEPPTEESAGSDATVEELRATVAALTDRVAQLERTVAWMARQQAAETGNSVCPECNTGGALRVSRSPTGKKQVQCKSCGEKIN from the coding sequence ATGACGAACTCAGACTCCCACACGACAGACGACGCCGCTTCGACCGACGAACCGTCCACGACCGACGAACCCCCGACAGAGGAGTCCGCCGGAAGCGACGCCACCGTCGAGGAGCTACGGGCCACTGTCGCGGCACTGACCGACCGAGTGGCGCAACTCGAACGCACGGTCGCGTGGATGGCCCGCCAGCAGGCCGCCGAGACGGGCAACAGCGTCTGCCCGGAGTGCAACACCGGCGGAGCGTTGCGGGTGTCGCGCTCGCCGACCGGCAAGAAGCAGGTCCAGTGCAAGAGCTGTGGGGAGAAGATAAACTGA
- a CDS encoding M55 family metallopeptidase, which produces MRVFVSADMEGVTGVAAAEDVVRGEPEYDRGTELLHGDVNAAIEGAVAGGATEILVNDSHSSMRNLDRERLDGRATLIRGNTKPRSMMQGLGDHDCALLVGYHAKAGTPEAVLNHTFFGHELLRLRVGDDETGELGWNARLAAAEGVPVGLVTGDDATVAEARDELGDAPETVAVKEGIDRFTAACRPASETADEIRSAARRAVERAAEDALGTAALDVSSPTRIEADWATTNLAARAAGSPSVERAGGRTTAVEADSYPEAYEETVAMLRAGGAGRDEFYG; this is translated from the coding sequence ATGCGAGTGTTCGTCTCCGCAGACATGGAGGGCGTCACGGGCGTCGCGGCCGCCGAGGACGTAGTTCGCGGCGAACCCGAGTACGACCGCGGCACGGAACTGCTCCACGGCGACGTGAACGCCGCGATAGAGGGGGCGGTCGCTGGCGGCGCGACCGAGATTCTGGTCAACGACTCGCACTCCTCTATGCGGAATCTGGACCGCGAGCGACTGGACGGCCGAGCGACGCTGATCCGCGGCAACACCAAGCCCCGGTCGATGATGCAGGGACTCGGGGACCACGACTGCGCGCTCTTGGTCGGCTACCACGCGAAGGCCGGGACGCCCGAGGCGGTTCTGAACCACACCTTCTTCGGCCACGAACTCCTCCGGCTTCGGGTCGGCGACGACGAGACCGGGGAACTCGGCTGGAACGCGCGACTCGCGGCCGCGGAGGGCGTGCCCGTCGGACTCGTCACCGGTGACGACGCGACGGTCGCCGAAGCCCGCGACGAACTCGGCGACGCGCCCGAGACCGTCGCCGTGAAGGAGGGTATCGACCGATTCACCGCGGCGTGTCGCCCGGCGAGCGAGACGGCCGACGAGATTCGGTCGGCGGCCCGGCGTGCGGTCGAACGCGCGGCGGAGGACGCGCTCGGGACCGCCGCGCTCGACGTGTCGTCGCCGACGCGAATCGAGGCCGACTGGGCGACGACCAACCTCGCGGCGCGCGCCGCGGGGTCCCCGAGCGTCGAGCGCGCGGGCGGGCGGACCACCGCCGTCGAGGCCGACTCGTACCCCGAGGCGTACGAGGAGACCGTCGCGATGCTCCGGGCGGGCGGCGCGGGCCGCGACGAGTTCTACGGTTAG